A stretch of DNA from Acidimicrobiia bacterium:
AAAATGCGTATGTGCCGGCCAACCTGGTGGTGACCGCTGGTCTCGTGGCCTTCGCACGCAATTCCGGGATGCCCCTCGACGCGATTGGACTCGGAGAGGCACAACTGGGTGACGGGCTGCGTCTGGGTGGCACCGTGGCGGCTGCGCTCGGCGCCGCCTTCATCGCTGCATCCTCGACCAGGCTTCTCGACCGATGGCTGCTGGACGAGCGGGCGCGCGGCCACGAGTCGGGAGGCGCAGCCTATCGATCCCTCGTCCGTTTCCCTCTGGGGACCGCGCTTTTCGAAGAGGTGGCATTTCGCGGCGTACTCGACGGGTTGTGGAGGCGCCGCGCCGGTGCGCATACAGCCCGGCTGGTCGGCTCCGCCGCCTTCGGCGCCTGGCACCTTCTCCCCACCTTTCGCGGCTATCCGGGAATGGGGATCAGGAACGGCCGATCTGCCTCGATCCGAGAGCGCTGCATTGCGGCCCTCTCCGGTGCTGTGATCACCGGATTGTCGGGATTCGGCTTCACGGCCCTGCGAGAGCGGTCGGACAGCGTGGCGGCACCGTGGCTCACCCATGCTGCCATCAACGCCGGGTCGTATCTCCTTGCCCGCCGCGCCTGGCAAGCCACCGGGGGTTGATTGTTGAAAAGTGGGCCACAACAGCCGAAATACCCCGGTTTTGCTGACGCCGGGATAGCCTCTCTTCTTGCAGTGGCTCTTTCAGCGCGCGATCAAGCAATTCTCGACTTCGAACGTTCCTGGTGGTTGATTCCCGGGCCGAAGGACCGCGCCATCAAGGAACATCTGGATATCAGCGCCACTCAGTACTACCGGGTGCTCAGGCGGCTCAGCGACGATCCGGAGGCTGCCTTGTACGATCCGTTGACGGTTCGGCGGCTGCAGCGGTCGGCCACGACGAAAAAGGTAGAGATGACTGCAGTAGAGGGAGAAGACCTCTAGATGGGCAAGCATGCTGCGCCCGGGTACGGGCGGTTTACCCGTGAGCTCTCGTCGTTTTCAGTGCGTCTATTAGTGGCTGCTGTGGTGTTCTTTGGTGCGGTCTGGCTGCTGATCACCTACCTGCCGGGATGGTTCGACGGTGGTGAGGAGTCGGCTCAATCGTCCGTCCCTCAAAGCACCTCCACCACCGAAGTGCCTTCGTCGGTACTCGGTTCGACCATATCCTCAACGTTCCCCACCTTGCCCACGACGACAACGTCCACCGCGCCTGCCCCCACATCGACCACGGCACCACCCGAACGAGCTCCTGCCGATGTGACCGTTCTAGTACGCAACACGACGGGCAAGAGTGGACTGGCTGCTTCGGCGAGCGCCGGGCTGGCGAGTCTCGGTTACCAGACCCTCGAACCGGACAATACGACGCCGCTACTGAGCGCAACGCAAATCCTGTTCGCACAGGGGTTCGCAGCAGAGGCGTACACATTGGCTGCGCAGTTTCCCGATGGGGAGGTACTGGCGAACCCGAGCGCAGACCCATTGGCTGACATCGTGGTCGTCCTCGGGACGAGCTACGTTCCGTGACCGACCAAACGGGCAGGC
This window harbors:
- a CDS encoding LytR C-terminal domain-containing protein, coding for MGKHAAPGYGRFTRELSSFSVRLLVAAVVFFGAVWLLITYLPGWFDGGEESAQSSVPQSTSTTEVPSSVLGSTISSTFPTLPTTTTSTAPAPTSTTAPPERAPADVTVLVRNTTGKSGLAASASAGLASLGYQTLEPDNTTPLLSATQILFAQGFAAEAYTLAAQFPDGEVLANPSADPLADIVVVLGTSYVP
- a CDS encoding DUF3263 domain-containing protein; the encoded protein is MALSARDQAILDFERSWWLIPGPKDRAIKEHLDISATQYYRVLRRLSDDPEAALYDPLTVRRLQRSATTKKVEMTAVEGEDL
- a CDS encoding CPBP family intramembrane metalloprotease, which translates into the protein MTPVGPEVTVVGALAAYNLVQNLVIPENAYVPANLVVTAGLVAFARNSGMPLDAIGLGEAQLGDGLRLGGTVAAALGAAFIAASSTRLLDRWLLDERARGHESGGAAYRSLVRFPLGTALFEEVAFRGVLDGLWRRRAGAHTARLVGSAAFGAWHLLPTFRGYPGMGIRNGRSASIRERCIAALSGAVITGLSGFGFTALRERSDSVAAPWLTHAAINAGSYLLARRAWQATGG